The sequence GGACCTGTTACGCTTTGTGGATCTTCTCGCGTCCCTGCTTCACGTGCTGCGTGGCGTTGCGCGTATCGATCACGAGCCGTGAAGATCGCACGATAAAGTCGTAATCGTAGGCCGAGTGATCGGTGGCGATCAGCACGCAATCCTGTGCGGCCAGGTATTCGGCCGTGAGGGGTTGACTTTCCATCGGCGGCACATGGTGATGACGCATTCGAGGCAGCCGCGCGACGTGCGGATCGTTGTACGTCACCTTCGCACGGCCGGCCAACAAGAGCTCCATCAATTCGAACGAGGGACTTTCCCGCGGGTCGTCGACGTCTTTCTTGTAGGCCATGCCCAGAATGGCAATCTTGCTGCCGTTGAGTGGCTTGCCGACTTCATTCAACGCCTCGCCCAACCGCTGAATGACGTAGTGCGGCATGCTGGTGTTGATTTCGCCAGCCAGTTCGATGAAGCG is a genomic window of Pirellulales bacterium containing:
- a CDS encoding UDP binding domain-containing protein, producing RFIELAGEINTSMPHYVIQRLGEALNEVGKPLNGSKIAILGMAYKKDVDDPRESPSFELMELLLAGRAKVTYNDPHVARLPRMRHHHVPPMESQPLTAEYLAAQDCVLIATDHSAYDYDFIVRSSRLVIDTRNATQHVKQGREKIHKA